From one Deinococcus sp. QL22 genomic stretch:
- a CDS encoding helix-turn-helix transcriptional regulator, with product MTTVAAPTVLDQLKALSHEIRFDLVQRLALGERCVCDLEDLLSLPQSKVSYHLGILRDAELVQAEQRGKNTYYTLRHEQFFRLGGALLTEIFTQLPGLTHQESSIC from the coding sequence ATGACTACCGTCGCTGCACCCACTGTTCTCGATCAATTGAAGGCCCTTTCACATGAGATCCGCTTTGACCTCGTGCAGCGCCTGGCGCTGGGAGAGCGGTGTGTCTGTGATCTCGAAGACCTCCTTTCCCTGCCCCAGTCAAAAGTGTCGTATCACTTGGGCATTCTCCGAGACGCTGAATTGGTGCAGGCGGAGCAACGGGGTAAAAACACCTATTACACGCTCCGTCACGAACAGTTCTTTCGGTTGGGTGGGGCCCTGCTCACTGAAATATTTACGCAGCTTCCTGGTTTGACACATCAAGAAAGTTCTATATGCTGA
- a CDS encoding arsenate reductase ArsC, translating into MTRVLILCTHNSARSQMAEALTRDAAQRLKVDLEVHSAGTEATRVKDDAKTVMQEIGLRLDAHTSKTLWDVPDAQNFDYVITVCDSAAEACPVYPGKTNRLHYPFIDPSGGSLDRWRAVRDQLRVQFDAFVQGLKDGQPVPATYEDSPSVAVG; encoded by the coding sequence ATGACCCGTGTCCTGATTCTGTGCACCCATAATTCGGCCCGCTCGCAGATGGCTGAAGCCCTCACCCGGGATGCGGCGCAGCGTTTGAAGGTCGATCTGGAGGTTCACTCCGCTGGGACTGAAGCGACCCGCGTTAAGGATGATGCCAAGACCGTCATGCAAGAGATTGGCCTGAGGCTGGACGCCCACACCAGCAAAACGCTGTGGGACGTGCCGGACGCGCAGAACTTCGACTACGTCATCACGGTCTGCGATTCTGCCGCCGAAGCCTGCCCGGTGTACCCCGGCAAAACGAATCGGCTGCACTATCCTTTCATCGATCCCAGCGGCGGCAGTCTCGACCGTTGGCGGGCCGTGCGCGACCAACTCCGGGTTCAATTTGATGCCTTCGTTCAAGGGTTGAAAGACGGTCAACCCGTGCCCGCGACCTACGAAGACAGCCCCAGCGTCGCGGTGGGTTAG
- a CDS encoding MIP/aquaporin family protein gives MSVPLPRALAAEGIGTFALIFFGPGAAVVQAQTGALGHAGVALVFGLTVATVIAALAPISGAHINPAATFALVLAGKFPLSRAVPYVLAQLIGACLAAFTLLALFGMKGNVGVTVPAGSVGQAFALETVLTFFLLLVALRSGLPWVVGGVVALEAMMGGPITGASMNPARSFGPALASGIWTAHWLYWAAPLLGAALAVAANHFISPSEPIETKPHQAQEFAPTGELL, from the coding sequence GTGAGCGTTCCCCTGCCGCGTGCCTTGGCCGCTGAAGGCATCGGCACCTTTGCCCTGATCTTTTTCGGCCCCGGCGCTGCGGTGGTACAGGCGCAAACTGGGGCGCTCGGACATGCTGGTGTGGCTCTGGTCTTCGGTCTGACCGTCGCCACCGTCATCGCCGCCCTGGCCCCCATCAGCGGCGCACACATCAACCCGGCGGCCACCTTTGCGCTGGTGCTGGCTGGAAAGTTTCCGCTCAGTCGCGCCGTCCCCTATGTGCTGGCCCAACTCATCGGTGCATGCCTGGCCGCTTTCACCCTGCTGGCCCTGTTCGGGATGAAGGGGAATGTGGGCGTGACCGTGCCCGCCGGAAGTGTGGGTCAGGCCTTCGCCCTGGAAACGGTTCTGACGTTTTTCCTGCTGCTGGTCGCCCTGCGGTCTGGATTGCCGTGGGTGGTCGGGGGTGTGGTGGCTTTGGAGGCCATGATGGGCGGCCCGATCACTGGGGCCAGCATGAACCCGGCCCGCAGTTTTGGTCCGGCGCTCGCCAGTGGCATCTGGACGGCGCACTGGCTGTACTGGGCCGCTCCGTTGCTGGGCGCAGCTCTCGCGGTAGCGGCCAATCATTTCATCAGTCCCAGCGAACCCATTGAAACCAAGCCCCATCAGGCGCAGGAATTCGCCCCGACAGGAGAACTGCTATGA
- a CDS encoding arsenate reductase ArsC yields MTQNESAAPRLARVLFLCTGNTARSQMAQALLEHRAGERFEVMSAGLEPGQVNPLTVKALEELGLPTGHLAAKGVKPLIAEHFHYVITVCDRAEASCPIFPNARYRLSWPFEDPAAATGTDQERLQVFRRVRDEINLKILAWLKEGA; encoded by the coding sequence ATGACTCAGAATGAATCTGCTGCGCCCCGTCTTGCCCGTGTCTTGTTCCTCTGCACCGGCAACACCGCCCGCTCTCAGATGGCCCAAGCCCTCCTGGAGCACCGGGCGGGAGAGCGGTTTGAGGTCATGTCCGCAGGCCTCGAGCCCGGTCAGGTCAATCCACTCACGGTGAAGGCTCTGGAGGAGCTGGGGTTGCCGACGGGCCACTTGGCTGCCAAAGGGGTCAAGCCCCTGATCGCGGAGCATTTCCACTACGTCATCACCGTTTGTGACCGCGCAGAAGCCAGTTGCCCGATTTTCCCGAACGCCCGTTACCGCCTGAGCTGGCCCTTTGAAGACCCCGCTGCAGCCACTGGAACCGACCAGGAACGCCTCCAAGTGTTCCGCCGCGTGCGCGACGAGATCAATCTCAAGATCCTGGCCTGGCTCAAAGAAGGCGCATGA
- a CDS encoding metallophosphoesterase yields MKIAVFGDVHGNRFALEAVVQDIERHAPDAWVNLGDQVFGGADPAGAWQLQQALKAQHGVLEVRGNTDERLGEPLTETTEKRAMLAWLHAALPDGTGTSVAGLPTQVTLAGGAVMAAHGTPDSAWTYLLLDGKAWASDALVLERLGDLGAVRVVVVGHSHQEHLRQIGPLTVVNVGAVSRQKDGSPLARWVLLEGEGDYWNVTFRRVTYDVNAAAAWAEQHAYQGDKEAAQLRTGKVGH; encoded by the coding sequence ATGAAGATCGCAGTGTTCGGCGACGTGCACGGCAACCGCTTTGCCTTAGAAGCTGTCGTGCAGGACATAGAACGGCATGCTCCAGACGCGTGGGTCAACCTCGGGGATCAGGTCTTCGGCGGAGCAGATCCGGCGGGGGCGTGGCAGCTTCAGCAAGCCTTGAAGGCCCAGCACGGCGTCCTGGAAGTGCGGGGCAATACTGACGAACGGTTGGGTGAGCCGCTCACCGAGACCACGGAGAAGCGGGCCATGCTGGCATGGTTGCACGCTGCCCTACCAGACGGGACAGGGACCTCCGTCGCCGGGCTGCCCACCCAGGTCACGCTGGCAGGTGGCGCCGTCATGGCGGCCCATGGGACGCCGGACAGTGCCTGGACGTATCTGCTCCTCGACGGAAAAGCGTGGGCCAGTGACGCGCTGGTGCTGGAACGCCTAGGTGATCTGGGAGCGGTCCGAGTCGTGGTGGTCGGCCACTCGCATCAGGAGCACCTGCGGCAGATCGGCCCGCTGACGGTGGTCAATGTCGGGGCGGTGAGCCGCCAGAAGGACGGCTCTCCTCTGGCCCGCTGGGTGCTGCTTGAAGGCGAAGGCGACTACTGGAACGTGACCTTCCGCCGGGTGACTTATGACGTGAACGCCGCCGCAGCCTGGGCTGAACAGCACGCCTATCAGGGGGACAAGGAAGCGGCCCAGCTCCGGACCGGCAAAGTGGGTCACTAG